A genome region from Bacteroidales bacterium includes the following:
- a CDS encoding aspartate 1-decarboxylase: protein MLVEILKSKIHRATVTEANLNYIGSITIDEALMNAAGIMENERVHIVNNNNGARFSTYVIKGEKNSGVVCLNGAAARLVQPGDIVIIMAYAMMDEKEALEFKPKVIFPEAKTNKI from the coding sequence ATGTTAGTAGAAATTCTTAAATCTAAAATTCATCGTGCTACCGTAACAGAGGCTAATTTAAATTATATTGGTAGCATTACCATTGACGAAGCATTAATGAATGCTGCCGGAATTATGGAGAATGAGCGTGTTCATATAGTAAACAACAATAATGGTGCAAGATTCTCAACTTACGTTATTAAAGGTGAAAAGAACTCGGGTGTTGTTTGTTTAAATGGTGCTGCTGCTCGTCTTGTTCAACCCGGCGACATAGTTATTATTATGGCATACGCTATGATGGACGAAAAAGAGGCTTTGGAGTTTAAACCTAAAGTTATTTTTCCTGAGGCAAAAACAAATAAAATATAA